A genomic stretch from Corynebacterium terpenotabidum Y-11 includes:
- a CDS encoding sucrase ferredoxin — protein sequence MSTTRNPRSGQVKEASALPTLCSDATQEPLPGTAKTGGLFVVLEHSRNWGKDILDGDALGKELTGQIKRWLKRYRAQLQFIRRPGRAGQEDRDRVTLYIADATAEPPTLERLELSGPEELTGVDLSTPGAVPGAVRVDHPLLLVCTHGKRDRCCAVKGRPLAAGLHEKYPDIVWEASHTKGHRFAPAMILLPWNYSFGTLDLHGAEAMLDDVLAGRLPVAGNRGHGTLDGRAQVAELAVAAVLAEEGEPAGLGELTVGKHVAEGVEPVSPEIPASPTLIDGAPDPAADYAAVAAMVPEELRRRAGELMTQRIEMKITGRYEELKALKRQGHFRPIDDYERAVKEAAIAHGVYGKYSRYGKYSAYAAGYASDGQRRPEKSHDRHRKGAPVLRVTRPADPATQRDARTWLVTLESQRCYPVVSSCGDKPKAGRSWVATEVVEITGDPTA from the coding sequence ATGTCTACTACGCGGAATCCCCGGTCAGGCCAGGTCAAGGAAGCATCGGCGCTGCCGACCCTGTGCTCCGACGCGACACAGGAGCCCCTGCCCGGCACCGCGAAAACCGGCGGGCTGTTCGTCGTCCTGGAACACTCCCGCAACTGGGGGAAGGACATCCTCGACGGAGACGCGCTCGGCAAGGAACTCACCGGGCAGATCAAGCGCTGGTTGAAGAGGTACCGAGCTCAGCTGCAGTTCATCCGGCGGCCCGGTCGTGCCGGCCAGGAGGACCGCGACCGCGTCACCCTCTACATCGCGGACGCCACCGCCGAACCCCCGACGTTGGAGCGTCTGGAACTGTCCGGCCCGGAGGAACTCACCGGGGTGGACCTGTCCACCCCGGGTGCCGTGCCCGGTGCGGTCCGGGTCGATCATCCGCTGCTGCTGGTGTGTACCCACGGTAAGCGCGACCGGTGCTGTGCGGTGAAGGGGCGCCCGCTGGCCGCAGGGTTGCACGAGAAGTACCCGGACATCGTGTGGGAGGCCTCGCACACCAAGGGGCACCGCTTCGCCCCGGCGATGATCCTGCTGCCGTGGAACTACTCCTTCGGCACCCTGGACCTCCACGGTGCGGAGGCCATGCTCGACGACGTCCTCGCTGGGCGTCTCCCCGTGGCCGGGAACCGTGGCCATGGGACGCTCGACGGACGTGCCCAGGTCGCTGAGCTGGCCGTCGCCGCCGTGTTGGCGGAGGAGGGGGAGCCTGCCGGGCTGGGGGAGCTGACCGTCGGGAAGCACGTGGCGGAGGGTGTGGAGCCGGTGTCGCCGGAGATCCCTGCGTCCCCGACACTCATCGACGGTGCACCCGATCCGGCCGCCGACTACGCCGCCGTGGCGGCGATGGTGCCCGAAGAGTTGCGTCGTCGTGCCGGTGAGTTGATGACGCAGCGCATCGAGATGAAGATCACCGGACGCTACGAGGAACTCAAGGCACTGAAGCGGCAGGGGCATTTCCGGCCGATCGACGACTATGAGCGGGCGGTGAAGGAGGCGGCGATCGCCCACGGGGTGTACGGAAAGTACAGCAGGTACGGGAAGTACAGTGCCTATGCGGCGGGCTATGCGTCCGACGGTCAGCGGCGCCCGGAGAAGAGCCACGACAGGCACCGGAAGGGCGCCCCGGTGCTGCGCGTCACCCGTCCCGCTGATCCCGCCACGCAGCGCGATGCCCGCACCTGGCTGGTCACCCTGGAATCGCAGCGGTGCTACCCGGTGGTCTCCTCCTGCGGGGACAAGCCGAAGGCGGGACGCTCCTGGGTCGCGACCGAGGTGGTGGAGATCACCGGGGATCCCACCGCCTGA
- a CDS encoding Y-family DNA polymerase: MSRTVALLFPDWPVYVVAVTHGWDLLAPAAVVDNHRIGAANRAARRVGVRPGMTARHALGLCPALTVGAVDNAAEATAHEEVLAGLEQVTAAVETLRPGLLAVPAQSLTRYYGSEHRAVELLVDAVARSGADCLPGVADDLVTAVWAAAHGETLAPGGSASWLAAQPLQVLTSEPALGAPVDLVETLTGLGIRTVADFAALPRRDVVGRFGAGAATWHRIASGEPERTVSPVQVTGPPQVTLEPEEPVTSTEAAAFLARRAAARLHDALAAAGLACLRLSVTATLAPPEGYTGPASVERLWRCREPLGEEDTAQRIRWQLDGWLTRISGRGGEDADGGAGIRSVTLTPVECVPAGDVVDTLWGGPDDGIRAARSAAARAQALIGVPAVRRPVHRGGRRVTDRVLTVPYGEEDPAEVQALSTRSWDGELPAPLPGLVSGAGVRLLDATGVPVGVTGRGLVTAAPATLCRGEGQWTVTGWAGPWPVDEQWWDAPAARRYARLQIATDEPAAHLLVCRDGSWIIEGSY, translated from the coding sequence GTGAGCCGCACCGTCGCCCTGCTCTTCCCGGACTGGCCGGTGTACGTTGTTGCCGTCACCCACGGCTGGGACCTGCTGGCCCCCGCCGCCGTTGTCGACAACCATCGCATCGGTGCCGCGAATCGGGCCGCCCGCCGGGTCGGCGTCCGCCCCGGGATGACAGCCAGGCACGCTCTCGGCCTGTGCCCGGCGCTGACCGTGGGGGCGGTCGACAATGCGGCCGAGGCGACCGCGCACGAGGAGGTTCTCGCCGGTCTGGAACAGGTCACCGCCGCCGTGGAGACGCTGCGTCCCGGCCTGTTGGCCGTCCCCGCGCAGTCCCTGACCCGCTACTACGGGTCCGAACACCGCGCGGTGGAACTCCTGGTGGACGCCGTCGCCCGTTCCGGTGCGGACTGCCTGCCCGGCGTGGCGGACGACCTCGTCACCGCCGTCTGGGCGGCCGCCCACGGGGAGACGCTCGCCCCGGGAGGATCGGCGTCGTGGCTGGCGGCGCAGCCGTTGCAGGTGCTGACCTCCGAACCCGCGCTCGGCGCACCGGTCGACCTGGTGGAGACGCTGACCGGGCTCGGCATCCGCACCGTGGCGGACTTCGCCGCCCTGCCCCGCCGGGATGTGGTCGGACGTTTCGGCGCCGGGGCCGCCACCTGGCACCGCATCGCCTCCGGGGAACCCGAACGCACGGTCTCCCCGGTGCAGGTCACCGGCCCACCCCAGGTGACCCTCGAACCTGAGGAGCCGGTGACCTCCACCGAGGCAGCGGCCTTCCTCGCCCGCCGTGCCGCCGCCCGACTGCACGATGCCCTGGCCGCCGCCGGACTGGCCTGCCTGCGCCTGTCGGTTACCGCGACCCTCGCTCCGCCCGAGGGGTACACCGGTCCGGCGAGCGTGGAACGGCTCTGGCGGTGCCGCGAACCACTGGGGGAGGAGGACACCGCCCAGCGCATTCGCTGGCAGCTCGACGGTTGGCTCACCCGCATCAGCGGTCGAGGCGGCGAGGACGCTGACGGTGGCGCAGGCATCCGCTCGGTCACCCTCACACCGGTGGAGTGCGTCCCCGCCGGGGATGTCGTCGACACCCTGTGGGGTGGACCCGATGACGGCATCCGTGCCGCCCGGTCGGCCGCCGCCCGCGCCCAGGCACTCATCGGTGTGCCTGCGGTGCGACGCCCGGTCCACCGCGGCGGCCGCCGCGTCACCGACCGTGTCCTCACCGTCCCCTACGGGGAGGAGGACCCGGCTGAGGTGCAGGCCCTGTCCACCCGCTCCTGGGACGGCGAACTGCCTGCCCCGCTCCCCGGCCTGGTCTCGGGGGCGGGCGTCCGACTGCTGGACGCCACGGGGGTGCCGGTGGGCGTGACCGGCCGCGGCCTGGTGACCGCCGCCCCGGCGACGCTGTGTCGCGGTGAGGGCCAGTGGACGGTCACCGGTTGGGCCGGTCCGTGGCCGGTCGATGAACAGTGGTGGGACGCCCCCGCCGCCCGTCGTTACGCCCGACTGCAGATCGCCACCGACGAGCCTGCCGCCCACCTGCTGGTGTGCCGTGACGGTTCCTGGATCATCGAGGGGAGCTACTAG
- the guaA gene encoding glutamine-hydrolyzing GMP synthase gives MTHPENPSTPGTPRPVLVVDFGAQYAQLIARRVREARIYSEVIPHTMSAEEVAAKNPAALILSGGPSSVYADGAPALQDGLLDLGLPVFGICYGFQAMTHALGGTVSQTGDREYGRTDVTVDGGCLHTGFETTHKVWMSHGDAVSEAPEGFEVTAHSEGAPVAAFECVAKRMAGVQYHPEVLHSPHGQEVLTRFLYEIAGLAPTWTAGNIAEQLIEAVREQVGPDGRAICGLSGGVDSAVAAALVQRAIGDRLTCVFVDHGLLRQGEREQVETDFVAATGATLITADEREAFLSKLAGVTDPEAKRKAIGAEFIRSFERAVAGVLDDAPEGSTVDFLVQGTLYPDVVESGGGSGTANIKSHHNVGGLPDDVEFTLVEPLRLLFKDEVRAVGRELGLPEIIVGRQPFPGPGLGIRIIGEVTAERLEILRSADAIAREELSVAGLDGVIWQCPVVLLADVRSVGVQGDGRTYGHPVVLRPVSSEDAMTADWTRVPYETLEKISTRITNEVEEINRVVLDVTSKPPGTIEWE, from the coding sequence GTGACGCACCCAGAGAACCCCAGCACGCCGGGCACTCCGCGCCCGGTCCTCGTGGTGGATTTCGGTGCCCAGTACGCGCAGCTCATCGCCCGTCGCGTCCGTGAGGCACGGATCTACTCCGAGGTCATCCCGCACACCATGTCCGCCGAGGAGGTCGCCGCGAAGAACCCGGCGGCGCTGATCCTCTCCGGTGGCCCGTCCTCGGTCTACGCCGACGGTGCCCCGGCCCTGCAGGACGGCCTGCTGGACCTCGGTCTCCCCGTCTTCGGCATCTGCTACGGCTTCCAGGCCATGACCCACGCCCTCGGCGGCACGGTCTCGCAGACCGGTGACCGGGAGTACGGGCGCACCGACGTGACCGTCGACGGCGGGTGTCTGCACACCGGCTTCGAGACGACGCACAAGGTGTGGATGTCCCACGGGGACGCTGTCTCGGAAGCCCCGGAGGGCTTCGAGGTCACCGCCCATTCCGAGGGTGCCCCGGTCGCCGCCTTCGAGTGCGTGGCGAAGCGGATGGCCGGGGTGCAGTACCACCCCGAGGTGCTGCACTCCCCGCACGGCCAGGAGGTGCTGACCCGCTTCCTCTACGAGATCGCCGGGCTGGCGCCGACCTGGACCGCCGGCAATATCGCCGAGCAGCTCATCGAGGCTGTCCGTGAGCAGGTCGGTCCGGACGGACGTGCGATCTGCGGCCTGTCCGGTGGCGTGGATTCCGCAGTGGCCGCTGCCCTGGTGCAGCGTGCTATCGGTGACCGTCTGACCTGTGTCTTCGTCGACCACGGTCTGCTGCGGCAGGGGGAGCGCGAACAGGTCGAGACCGACTTCGTCGCGGCGACCGGTGCGACGTTGATCACCGCCGACGAGCGTGAGGCGTTCCTGAGCAAGCTCGCCGGGGTCACCGATCCGGAGGCGAAGCGTAAGGCCATCGGCGCGGAATTCATCCGCTCTTTCGAGCGTGCCGTCGCCGGCGTGCTGGACGATGCGCCGGAAGGGTCCACGGTCGATTTCCTGGTGCAGGGCACCCTGTACCCGGATGTCGTCGAGTCCGGTGGCGGGTCGGGGACCGCGAACATCAAGAGTCACCACAATGTCGGCGGCCTGCCGGATGATGTGGAGTTCACTCTTGTCGAGCCGCTGCGGCTGCTGTTCAAGGACGAGGTCCGGGCCGTCGGCCGGGAGCTCGGCCTGCCGGAGATCATCGTCGGGCGCCAGCCCTTCCCGGGGCCGGGCCTGGGCATCCGCATTATCGGTGAGGTCACCGCGGAGCGTCTGGAGATCCTCCGTTCAGCGGACGCCATCGCCCGCGAGGAGCTCTCCGTCGCCGGCCTGGACGGTGTGATCTGGCAGTGCCCGGTCGTGCTGCTCGCCGACGTCCGCTCCGTGGGGGTGCAGGGCGACGGCCGGACCTACGGTCACCCGGTCGTGCTGCGTCCGGTGTCCAGTGAGGACGCCATGACCGCGGACTGGACCCGCGTCCCCTATGAGACGCTGGAGAAGATCTCGACCCGGATCACCAACGAGGTCGAGGAGATCAACCGGGTCGTCCTCGACGTCACGAGTAAGCCGCCGGGAACCATCGAGTGGGAGTGA
- a CDS encoding type 1 glutamine amidotransferase domain-containing protein, producing the protein MPTVLMVVTGARHWTLTDGTQHPTGFWAEEFLVPYGIFVRAGFEVTVATPGAVVPVVDNLSLGLTGGILPTTARKFRNQLSELAPVLDNPVDLYGVDLQRYDLVFYPGGHGPMEDFAVDRVSGQMLIDRLASGRPLALLCHAPAALLATVDNDGSTPFAGRHLTGLSNREELVNSFAKKAPWLLEDRLTAIGMRYDKAFLPFRPHVIRDGNLFTGQNPQSSRKLAETLVAELSRS; encoded by the coding sequence ATGCCTACAGTTCTCATGGTGGTCACCGGGGCGCGTCACTGGACGTTGACCGACGGGACCCAACATCCGACCGGCTTCTGGGCAGAGGAGTTCCTCGTCCCCTACGGGATCTTCGTCAGGGCAGGGTTCGAGGTCACTGTGGCCACACCCGGCGCTGTGGTCCCCGTGGTGGACAACCTCAGCCTGGGACTGACCGGCGGGATCCTGCCGACGACGGCGCGGAAGTTCCGGAATCAGCTCAGCGAACTTGCGCCGGTGCTCGACAATCCTGTCGACCTGTACGGTGTCGACCTGCAGCGGTATGACCTGGTGTTCTACCCGGGAGGGCACGGTCCCATGGAGGATTTCGCCGTCGACCGTGTGTCGGGGCAGATGTTGATTGACCGGCTGGCGTCCGGGCGCCCCCTGGCGTTGCTCTGCCATGCACCCGCCGCGCTGCTCGCAACGGTTGACAACGACGGGTCGACTCCGTTCGCCGGGCGGCACCTGACCGGTCTGTCGAACAGGGAGGAACTGGTGAACTCCTTCGCGAAGAAAGCGCCCTGGCTCCTGGAGGACCGGTTGACAGCGATCGGGATGCGCTATGACAAGGCATTTCTGCCGTTCCGTCCGCATGTCATCCGGGACGGGAACCTGTTCACCGGTCAGAATCCGCAGTCGTCAAGGAAGCTCGCGGAGACCCTCGTCGCCGAGTTGTCCCGGTCGTGA
- a CDS encoding TetR/AcrR family transcriptional regulator codes for MSTSRGDEYHHGNLRQALIDSAVDMLERGERFSLRGVAREVGVSQTAPYRHFSDRSRLESAVATEGFRALAVDLSVGGRMPERPEDLADFAVTYVRFALRRPRMFRLMFGDECDDGDDERVRAATTLREALAATLTSVYPDRTEASRNDLATGLWAAVHGLACLYLDGKLQSASDDLLEEQVRGAFGAVVPER; via the coding sequence ATGTCAACTTCCCGAGGTGACGAGTACCATCACGGCAATCTGCGACAGGCGCTGATCGATTCCGCTGTCGACATGCTGGAGCGGGGCGAGCGGTTCTCGCTGCGCGGTGTCGCCCGGGAGGTCGGGGTTTCTCAGACTGCGCCGTACCGTCACTTTTCCGACCGCTCCAGGCTGGAGTCCGCTGTTGCGACGGAAGGGTTTCGTGCACTTGCGGTCGACCTCTCCGTCGGTGGCCGGATGCCGGAGCGGCCGGAGGATCTGGCGGATTTCGCCGTCACCTACGTCCGCTTTGCGCTGCGTCGTCCGCGGATGTTCCGGTTGATGTTCGGGGACGAGTGCGATGACGGCGACGATGAGCGGGTGAGGGCTGCCACTACCCTTCGAGAGGCGCTGGCAGCCACGCTGACGTCGGTGTATCCGGACAGGACGGAGGCGTCCCGGAATGATCTGGCGACTGGCCTGTGGGCGGCGGTTCATGGACTGGCGTGCCTGTACCTGGACGGGAAACTCCAGTCTGCGTCGGACGACCTGCTCGAGGAGCAGGTCAGGGGGGCCTTCGGGGCGGTGGTTCCGGAACGGTGA
- a CDS encoding NADH:flavin oxidoreductase/NADH oxidase family protein, whose product MTHDLFEPLTLPNGQILPNRIAKAAMEENMAATGQLPGRHLDTLYRTWALGGAGLLITGNVMVHDAAMTGPAGVVLDERSPLDPFRDWAIAAHSGGGRVWMQINHPGRQVKANMPGVAWGPSTNRVNTGRTSALFAEAHAMTAEHIADTVRRFVTTAVLAQETGFDGVEVHAAHGYLLSQFLSPLTNLRTDDWGGSLHNRSRLLLDIVRGIRASVRPDFAVAVKLNSADFQRGGFDSGDAAQVISWLAPLGVDLVELSGGSYESPAMTGNADEATDRRSARTAAREAYFLELATQLVDDSPLPLMVTGGVKRLPVAQEVIDSGVAVVGMATALAYRPDLPSRWRSGAADDVTLPDIRIRDRAVASAASMSRVRHQLRRLGRGATPSPRTSALLAFGADQIREILSRRRYRRWLEHRSVENQSSSLPD is encoded by the coding sequence ATGACACACGACCTCTTCGAACCCCTCACACTCCCGAACGGACAGATCCTGCCGAACCGCATCGCCAAAGCCGCGATGGAGGAAAACATGGCCGCCACAGGTCAGCTTCCAGGTCGTCACCTGGACACCCTCTACCGGACCTGGGCACTCGGCGGCGCGGGCCTGTTGATCACCGGAAACGTCATGGTCCATGACGCGGCCATGACCGGGCCTGCCGGTGTCGTCCTCGATGAACGTAGCCCGCTCGACCCCTTCCGTGACTGGGCCATCGCCGCCCACAGCGGCGGAGGTCGCGTGTGGATGCAGATCAACCATCCGGGACGACAGGTGAAGGCGAACATGCCCGGAGTTGCCTGGGGCCCGTCGACGAACCGGGTGAACACCGGCCGCACCAGTGCCCTGTTCGCTGAGGCTCATGCGATGACCGCGGAGCACATCGCCGACACCGTCCGCCGCTTCGTGACCACTGCCGTCCTGGCACAGGAGACCGGCTTCGATGGCGTCGAGGTCCACGCCGCCCACGGCTACCTGTTGTCCCAGTTCCTCTCCCCGCTGACGAATCTCCGTACCGACGACTGGGGTGGCAGTCTGCACAACCGGTCGCGCCTACTTCTCGACATCGTCCGCGGTATCCGCGCATCCGTCCGCCCGGATTTCGCGGTCGCCGTGAAGCTGAACTCCGCGGACTTCCAACGCGGCGGATTCGACAGTGGGGATGCCGCACAGGTCATCTCCTGGCTGGCCCCGTTGGGAGTCGACCTGGTCGAATTGTCCGGCGGGAGCTACGAAAGCCCGGCCATGACCGGAAACGCCGACGAGGCAACGGACCGGCGTTCCGCGCGTACCGCGGCCAGGGAAGCATACTTCCTGGAACTCGCGACTCAGCTTGTCGACGACAGCCCCCTGCCCTTGATGGTCACCGGCGGGGTGAAACGGCTCCCGGTGGCGCAGGAGGTGATCGACAGCGGTGTCGCTGTCGTCGGCATGGCGACAGCGCTCGCCTACCGCCCGGATCTCCCGTCCCGATGGCGGAGCGGTGCCGCTGACGACGTGACCCTGCCGGACATCCGGATCCGTGACCGGGCCGTGGCCTCTGCCGCATCGATGTCCAGGGTCCGCCACCAGTTACGTAGGTTGGGTCGGGGCGCAACCCCCTCTCCCCGGACAAGCGCCCTGCTCGCCTTCGGCGCTGACCAGATCAGGGAAATCCTCTCCCGCCGCAGATACCGCCGGTGGCTCGAGCACCGGTCCGTGGAGAACCAGTCCTCGTCATTGCCGGACTGA
- a CDS encoding GuaB3 family IMP dehydrogenase-related protein produces the protein MQDQVSIGMGRTARRVFGLDQVDIVPSRRTRSSHEVDTSWKIDAYRFKIPVMAHPSDAVVTPEFAVEFGKLGGLPVINAEGLWGRHADLDAALAQVRAAAGGDDPLGLPEPGFAAQAVLQELHAAPLDHGLLAERLAEVRDSGVTFGVRVSPQHARELAPALIKAGLDLLVIQGTLISAQHVHSDGEPLDLREFVGSLDAPVIAGGVVDYSTAMHLMRTGVAGVIVGAGTTTNVTTLGIDVPMATAIADAAAARLDYLDETGGRYVHVIADSQLLSSGDIAKSIACGADAVALGAPLSVAESSGGQGFFWPSVAAHPKLPRGEVDAVAGTLGSLTRETVPLEKLLFGPTDNPYGEENLVGGLRRSMAKCGYSDLKSFQKAPLVVR, from the coding sequence ATGCAGGATCAGGTCAGTATCGGGATGGGGCGGACCGCCCGGCGGGTCTTCGGCCTCGACCAGGTGGACATCGTCCCCTCCCGCCGTACCCGCTCGTCCCATGAGGTCGACACCAGCTGGAAGATCGACGCCTACCGCTTCAAGATCCCGGTGATGGCCCACCCCTCGGACGCGGTGGTCACCCCGGAATTCGCGGTTGAGTTCGGCAAGCTCGGCGGACTGCCGGTCATCAACGCCGAGGGACTGTGGGGACGCCACGCCGATCTGGACGCGGCGCTGGCCCAGGTCCGGGCAGCTGCTGGCGGGGATGACCCCCTGGGTCTGCCGGAGCCGGGCTTCGCCGCCCAGGCCGTGCTGCAGGAACTCCACGCCGCACCGCTGGACCACGGCCTGCTCGCGGAGCGTCTCGCCGAGGTCCGCGATTCCGGGGTGACCTTCGGGGTGCGCGTCTCTCCGCAGCACGCCCGGGAGCTCGCCCCCGCACTGATCAAGGCGGGGCTCGACCTGCTGGTCATCCAGGGCACCCTGATCTCGGCCCAGCACGTCCACTCCGACGGTGAGCCGCTGGATCTGCGTGAGTTCGTCGGTTCGCTGGACGCCCCGGTCATCGCCGGTGGTGTGGTGGACTACTCCACCGCCATGCACCTCATGCGCACCGGTGTGGCCGGCGTCATCGTCGGTGCGGGCACCACCACCAATGTCACGACGCTGGGTATCGACGTGCCGATGGCCACCGCCATCGCGGACGCCGCGGCCGCCCGCCTGGACTACCTCGACGAGACCGGTGGACGGTACGTCCACGTCATCGCGGACTCGCAGCTGCTGTCCTCCGGCGATATCGCCAAGTCCATCGCCTGTGGGGCGGACGCTGTCGCTCTCGGTGCCCCGTTGTCCGTGGCGGAGAGCTCCGGTGGTCAGGGCTTCTTCTGGCCCTCGGTCGCCGCCCACCCGAAGCTGCCCCGGGGCGAGGTCGACGCCGTCGCCGGCACCTTGGGTTCACTGACCCGGGAGACTGTCCCGCTGGAGAAGCTGCTCTTCGGTCCGACGGACAACCCCTACGGCGAGGAGAACCTCGTCGGCGGATTGCGTCGTTCCATGGCGAAGTGCGGCTACAGCGACCTGAAGAGCTTCCAGAAGGCCCCGCTCGTCGTGCGCTGA
- the guaB gene encoding IMP dehydrogenase: protein MTDAQYVTTGGDDPRKVELVGLTFDDVLLLPAASDVIPSDVVTSTQLTRNITLNVPIISAAMDTVTEGRMAVAMARQGGMGIMHRNLSIADQAEQVEIVKRSEAGMVSDPVTCTPDMTIAEVDALCARYRISGLPVVDDEGTLVGICTNRDMRFEEDFSAKAGDVMTPMPLVTAEEGVSADAALRLLSKHKVEKLPIVNGAGKLTGLITVKDFAKREKFPNAAKDGSGRLLCGASIGTGEDSWRRAGTLVDAGVDALVVDTAHAHNTGVLEMVARVKKEFGDRVDVIGGNLATRGAAQAMIEAGADAIKVGIGPGSICTTRVVAGVGAPQITAILEAAVPARKAGIPIIADGGMQYSGDIAKALAAGASSVMLGSLLAGTTEAPGEITVVNGKQYKMYRGMGSLGAMKGRGLHGEQRSYSKDRYFQADVKSEEKLVPEGIEGRIPFRGNVDTIIYQMVGGLRAAMGYTGARTVAELNDAHFVQITGAGLRESHPHDITMTVEAPNYYQR from the coding sequence ATGACCGACGCTCAGTACGTGACCACCGGAGGCGACGACCCGAGGAAGGTGGAGCTTGTCGGCCTGACGTTCGACGATGTGCTGCTTCTTCCCGCGGCGTCCGACGTCATCCCTTCCGATGTGGTCACCTCCACCCAGCTCACCCGCAACATCACCCTCAACGTCCCGATCATCTCGGCGGCGATGGACACCGTCACCGAGGGGCGCATGGCCGTGGCCATGGCACGACAGGGTGGTATGGGCATCATGCACCGCAACCTGTCCATCGCCGACCAGGCCGAGCAGGTTGAGATCGTCAAGCGCAGTGAGGCAGGGATGGTCTCCGACCCGGTGACCTGTACCCCGGACATGACCATCGCCGAGGTGGACGCCCTGTGCGCCCGCTACCGCATCTCCGGCCTGCCGGTCGTCGACGACGAGGGCACCCTCGTGGGTATCTGCACCAACCGCGATATGCGCTTCGAGGAGGACTTCTCGGCGAAGGCCGGTGACGTCATGACCCCGATGCCGCTGGTCACCGCCGAGGAGGGTGTCTCTGCAGACGCCGCCCTGCGGCTGCTGTCCAAGCACAAGGTGGAGAAGCTGCCGATCGTCAACGGGGCCGGCAAGCTCACCGGTCTGATCACGGTCAAGGACTTCGCCAAGCGCGAGAAGTTCCCGAACGCCGCCAAGGACGGCTCCGGCCGTCTGCTGTGCGGGGCGTCCATCGGTACCGGTGAAGATTCCTGGCGTCGGGCCGGAACCCTGGTGGACGCCGGCGTGGACGCCCTCGTCGTCGATACCGCCCATGCCCACAACACCGGTGTGCTGGAGATGGTTGCCCGGGTGAAGAAGGAGTTCGGCGACCGCGTCGACGTCATTGGCGGCAACCTCGCCACCCGCGGCGCGGCGCAGGCCATGATCGAGGCCGGTGCGGACGCCATCAAGGTCGGTATCGGCCCGGGCTCGATCTGCACCACGCGCGTCGTCGCCGGCGTCGGTGCCCCGCAGATCACCGCCATCCTTGAGGCGGCCGTGCCCGCCCGCAAGGCAGGTATCCCGATCATCGCCGACGGCGGTATGCAGTACTCCGGTGACATCGCCAAGGCGCTGGCCGCCGGTGCATCGTCGGTGATGCTCGGTTCCCTGCTCGCCGGAACGACCGAAGCCCCCGGTGAGATCACCGTGGTCAACGGCAAGCAGTACAAGATGTACCGCGGCATGGGTTCCCTGGGTGCGATGAAGGGCCGCGGCCTGCACGGGGAGCAGCGCTCCTACTCCAAGGACCGCTACTTCCAGGCCGATGTCAAGAGCGAGGAGAAGCTGGTGCCGGAAGGCATCGAGGGCCGGATCCCCTTCCGAGGCAACGTCGACACGATCATCTACCAGATGGTCGGTGGCCTGCGTGCCGCGATGGGCTACACCGGTGCCCGCACGGTCGCCGAGCTCAATGATGCGCACTTCGTGCAGATCACCGGTGCCGGCCTGCGCGAGTCGCATCCGCACGACATCACCATGACCGTCGAGGCCCCGAACTACTACCAGCGTTAG
- a CDS encoding DUF5319 domain-containing protein, whose translation MPPDPFAGDPNDPASFLEPEDDEPDGPVTDEERVLLREDLENVRHFRALLEPRGVRGISMLCEDCDELHYYDWPIIIANISTILNGETVPVHEPGAAPDPDFYVSWEYCAGYADAVDWMKEGRRGTTPRWF comes from the coding sequence ATGCCGCCGGACCCCTTCGCCGGGGACCCGAATGACCCGGCGTCATTCCTGGAACCCGAGGACGATGAGCCCGACGGTCCGGTCACTGACGAGGAACGCGTCCTGCTGCGGGAGGACCTGGAGAATGTGCGTCATTTCCGGGCGCTGCTGGAACCGCGCGGGGTGCGCGGGATCTCCATGCTCTGCGAGGACTGTGACGAACTGCACTACTACGACTGGCCGATCATCATCGCCAATATCTCGACCATCCTCAACGGGGAGACCGTGCCCGTCCACGAGCCAGGTGCGGCCCCCGACCCGGACTTCTACGTCTCCTGGGAGTACTGCGCCGGGTACGCTGACGCGGTCGACTGGATGAAGGAAGGACGCCGCGGGACCACCCCCCGCTGGTTCTGA